The Cucumis melo cultivar AY chromosome 5, USDA_Cmelo_AY_1.0, whole genome shotgun sequence genome has a segment encoding these proteins:
- the LOC103491415 gene encoding peroxisomal adenine nucleotide carrier 1-like → MGFDLESLSEATSGAIGALVSTTVLYPLDTCKTKYQAENQSEHQRKYRNISDVLWEAISTGHLGSLYQGLGTKNFQSFISSFIYFYGYSFLKRIYLKRSGNKKIGTKANLIVAAAAGACTVVLTQPLDTASSRMQTSEFGKSKGLWKTLAEGTWSEAFDGLGISLLLTSNPSIQYTVFDQLKQRLLRTKLTHESGIESSPEALSAFSAFVLGALSKCVATILTYPAIRCKIVIQAAESDEETNEDKQHGDKKSVSGALNTIWKREGLLGFFKGLNAQILKTVLSSALLLMIKEKVAKTSWIILLALRKFLFATNTRLKTA, encoded by the exons ATGGGTTTTGATTTGGAGTCTTTGTCGGAGGCAACATCTGGAGCAATTGGAGCTCTGGTGAGTACCACCGTTTTATATCCTCTTGATACTTGCAAGACTAAGTATCAAGCTGAGAATCAGTCTGAACATCAGCGGAAGTATAG GAACATATCCGATGTGCTATGGGAGGCAATTTCAACTGGTCACCTGGGTTCGTTATACCAGGGTCTCGGCACAAAGAACTTCCAGTCCTTTATTTCATCATTCATCTACTTCTATGGATACAGCTTTTTAAAGAGAATCTACTTGAAAAGAAGTGGGAAtaaaaaaattggaacaaaagcAAATCTGATTGTTGCTGCAGCAGCTGGAGCTTGTACAGTTGTATTGACACAG CCTTTAGATACCGCTTCATCTAGGATGCAGACAAGCGAGTTTGGGAAGTCCAAAGGACTATGGAAGACGCTTGCGGAGGGTACCTGGAGTGAAGCATTTGATGGTCTTGGAATATCCCTTCTTTTGACATCAAACCCATCTATTCAG TACACTGTATTTGATCAACTGAAACAAAGGTTACTCCGGACAAAGCTGACGCATGAATCAGGTATCGAGTCATCCCCAGAAGCTCTCTCAGCCTTTTCTGCTTTTGTGCTTGGCGCCCTCTCGAAATGTGTTGCTACAATCTTGACATACCCTGCTATCAG GTGTAAGATCGTGATTCAGGCTGCAGAATCAGACGAAGAAACAAACGAGGACAAACAGCATGGCGATAAAAAAAGTGTTTCGGGTGCACTTAACACTATTTGGAAAAGAGAAGGCTTGCTAGGATTCTTCAAAGGATTAAATGCGCAAATACTAAAGACTGTGTTGAGCTCTGCATTACTTTTGATGATAAAAGAGAAGGTGGCAAAGACATCTTGGATCATATTGCTTGCACTTAGAAAGTTTCTCTTTGCTACCAATACAAGATTAAAGACCGCTTGA
- the LOC103491414 gene encoding mitogen-activated protein kinase kinase kinase NPK1 isoform X2, with product MQDFFGSVRRSLVFLAPDGDDGGRFGGLVEKIGSSIRKSRNGLFSKQSLRALPPVAKEDGPPIWWRKGELIGCGAFGRVYMGMNLDSGELLAVKQVSIAANSASREKAQAHIRELEEEVRLLKNLSHPNIVRYLGTAREEDSLNILLEFVPGGSISSLLGKFGSFPESVIKTYTKQLLLGLEYLHKNGIMHRDIKGANILVDNKGCIKLADFGASKKVVELATINGAKSMKGTPYWMAPEVILQTGHSFSADIWSVGCTVIEMATGKPPWSQQYQEVAALFHIGNTKSHPPIPEHLSAEAKDFLLKCLQEEPNSRPTASDLLQHPFVSCEYQEPIASVRASSMESGKQMADSRLNSNDLKKSTILRSTCEGLKDICEMGSLRCSSVFSGNYGSRSNWGSSNFEDDMCQIDDKDLFASSSMKYNSIISSNDLNKSFNPMCEPTDDLDESSELGGNLMELSSVQTVKGNDSTSPCGQSAAEDDEEVTESKIKAFLDEKALELKKLQTPLYEEFRSTVNAANAIGGTVGVENIKSVSNFLKLPPKCGSPSKLRGKRLSSVDVGNYSSRQSRIKQASILQDRALQEIQSPQLGEWNKLLQNQPDSSTLSFSERQRKWKEELEEELKRKREMMRRGIVGAIH from the exons ATGCAAGATTTCTTCGGATCTGTTCGTCGATCCTTGGTATTTCTAGCTCCCGACGGTGACGACGGTGGGAGGTTCGGTGGCCTTGTTGAGAAGATCGGCTCTAGCATCCGTAAATCTCGAAATGGACTGTTCTCTAAGCAGTCACTCCGGGCTCTGCCTCCGGTTGCGAAGGAAGATGGGCCTCCGATTTGGTGGCGGAAGGGAGAGTTGATTGGATGTGGTGCTTTTGGTCGAGTTTATATGGGAATGAATCTCGATTCTGGAGAGCTTCTTGCAGTCAAACAA GTCTCAATTGCTGCTAATAGTGCTTCAAGGGAGAAAGCCCAA GCTCACATACGGGAGTTGGAGGAAGAAGTGAGGCTTTTGAAGAACCTTTCTCATCCCAATATTGTG AGATATCTGGGAACTGCTAGAGAGGAAGATTCATTAAATATTCTATTGGAGTTTGTTCCTGGAGGATCAATATCATCTCTATTAGGGAAATTTGGGTCATTTCCTGAGTCT GTTATAAAGACCTACACGAAGCAGCTATTATTGGGGCTTGAGTACCTTCACAAAAACGGCATCATGCATAGGGATATAAAG GGTGCAAATATTCTTGTAGACAATAAGGGGTGTATTAAACTTGCAGATTTTGGTGCATCCAAGAAAGTGGTTGAGCTG GCTACTATAAATGGAGCCAAATCAATGAAGGGTACTCCATATTGGATGGCTCCTGAAGTTATTCTCCAGACTGGACATAGCTT CTCTGCTGATATATGGAGTGTGGGGTGTACTGTTATTGAAATGGCAACAGGGAAACCTCCATGGAGCCAACAGTATCAAGAG GTTGCTGCTCTTTTCCATATAGGGAATACTAAGTCCCATCCGCCCATTCCTGAGCATCTATCTGCTGAGGCTAAAGATTTTCTGTTAAAATGTCTACAAGA GGAACCAAACTCAAGGCCTACTGCATCAGACTTGCTGCAG CATCCATTTGTCTCATGTGAGTACCAAGAACCTATTGCATCAGTCCGTGCCTCTTCTATG GAATCTGGGAAACAAATGGCTGATTCTAGGCTGAACTCTAATGATCT GAAAAAGTCTACAATCCTACGTTCAACCTGTGAGGGACTGAAGGATATTTGTGAAATGGGTAGCTTGAGGTGCTCTTCTGTATTTTCTGGGAACTATGGGTCACGGTCCAACTGGGGTTCGAGCAATTTTGAGGATGACATGTGCCAGATAGATGATAAAGATCTGTTTGCTAGTTCATCAATGAAGTACAATTCTATTATATCATCAAATGATTTGAACAAG AGTTTCAATCCTATGTGTGAACCCACTGATGACTTGGATGAGAGTTCAGAGTTGGGAGGCAATCTGATGGAATTGTCCAGCGTCCAAACTGTCAAGGGGAATGACTCCACTTCTCCATGTGGTCAGTCAGCAGCTGAGGATGACGAAGAGGTTACTGAATCAAAGATTAAAGCCTTCCTGGATGAGAAG GCTCTAGAACTGAAGAAGCTCCAAACACCTTTATACGAAGAGTTCCGCAGCACAGTTAATGCAGCTAATGCCATAGGAGGAACAGTTGGAGTTGAGAATATCAAGAGTGTGTCTAATTTTTTGAAATTGCCTCCCAAATGTGGATCACCAAGTAAGCTGCGTGGTAAAAGACTCTCATCAGTTGATGTTGGTAACTATTCTAGCCGTCAGAGCCGTATAAAACAAGCTAGTATATTGCAAGATCGAGCTCTGCAGGAAATCCAGTCACCTCAACTTGGGGAATGGAACAAATTACTTCAAAACCAGCCAGACTCTTCCACACTAAG TTTCTCTGAAAGACAAAGGAAATGGAAAGAGGAACTTGAGGAAGAACTTAAAAGGAAACGAG AAATGATGCGGAGAGGAATTGTAGGAGCAATTCACTAG
- the LOC103491414 gene encoding mitogen-activated protein kinase kinase kinase NPK1 isoform X1, which produces MQDFFGSVRRSLVFLAPDGDDGGRFGGLVEKIGSSIRKSRNGLFSKQSLRALPPVAKEDGPPIWWRKGELIGCGAFGRVYMGMNLDSGELLAVKQVSIAANSASREKAQAHIRELEEEVRLLKNLSHPNIVRYLGTAREEDSLNILLEFVPGGSISSLLGKFGSFPESVIKTYTKQLLLGLEYLHKNGIMHRDIKGANILVDNKGCIKLADFGASKKVVELATINGAKSMKGTPYWMAPEVILQTGHSFSADIWSVGCTVIEMATGKPPWSQQYQEVAALFHIGNTKSHPPIPEHLSAEAKDFLLKCLQEEPNSRPTASDLLQHPFVSCEYQEPIASVRASSMESGKQMADSRLNSNDLKKSTILRSTCEGLKDICEMGSLRCSSVFSGNYGSRSNWGSSNFEDDMCQIDDKDLFASSSMKYNSIISSNDLNKSFNPMCEPTDDLDESSELGGNLMELSSVQTVKGNDSTSPCGQSAAEDDEEVTESKIKAFLDEKALELKKLQTPLYEEFRSTVNAANAIGGTVGVENIKSVSNFLKLPPKCGSPSKLRGKRLSSVDVGNYSSRQSRIKQASILQDRALQEIQSPQLGEWNKLLQNQPDSSTLRFFSERQRKWKEELEEELKRKREMMRRGIVGAIH; this is translated from the exons ATGCAAGATTTCTTCGGATCTGTTCGTCGATCCTTGGTATTTCTAGCTCCCGACGGTGACGACGGTGGGAGGTTCGGTGGCCTTGTTGAGAAGATCGGCTCTAGCATCCGTAAATCTCGAAATGGACTGTTCTCTAAGCAGTCACTCCGGGCTCTGCCTCCGGTTGCGAAGGAAGATGGGCCTCCGATTTGGTGGCGGAAGGGAGAGTTGATTGGATGTGGTGCTTTTGGTCGAGTTTATATGGGAATGAATCTCGATTCTGGAGAGCTTCTTGCAGTCAAACAA GTCTCAATTGCTGCTAATAGTGCTTCAAGGGAGAAAGCCCAA GCTCACATACGGGAGTTGGAGGAAGAAGTGAGGCTTTTGAAGAACCTTTCTCATCCCAATATTGTG AGATATCTGGGAACTGCTAGAGAGGAAGATTCATTAAATATTCTATTGGAGTTTGTTCCTGGAGGATCAATATCATCTCTATTAGGGAAATTTGGGTCATTTCCTGAGTCT GTTATAAAGACCTACACGAAGCAGCTATTATTGGGGCTTGAGTACCTTCACAAAAACGGCATCATGCATAGGGATATAAAG GGTGCAAATATTCTTGTAGACAATAAGGGGTGTATTAAACTTGCAGATTTTGGTGCATCCAAGAAAGTGGTTGAGCTG GCTACTATAAATGGAGCCAAATCAATGAAGGGTACTCCATATTGGATGGCTCCTGAAGTTATTCTCCAGACTGGACATAGCTT CTCTGCTGATATATGGAGTGTGGGGTGTACTGTTATTGAAATGGCAACAGGGAAACCTCCATGGAGCCAACAGTATCAAGAG GTTGCTGCTCTTTTCCATATAGGGAATACTAAGTCCCATCCGCCCATTCCTGAGCATCTATCTGCTGAGGCTAAAGATTTTCTGTTAAAATGTCTACAAGA GGAACCAAACTCAAGGCCTACTGCATCAGACTTGCTGCAG CATCCATTTGTCTCATGTGAGTACCAAGAACCTATTGCATCAGTCCGTGCCTCTTCTATG GAATCTGGGAAACAAATGGCTGATTCTAGGCTGAACTCTAATGATCT GAAAAAGTCTACAATCCTACGTTCAACCTGTGAGGGACTGAAGGATATTTGTGAAATGGGTAGCTTGAGGTGCTCTTCTGTATTTTCTGGGAACTATGGGTCACGGTCCAACTGGGGTTCGAGCAATTTTGAGGATGACATGTGCCAGATAGATGATAAAGATCTGTTTGCTAGTTCATCAATGAAGTACAATTCTATTATATCATCAAATGATTTGAACAAG AGTTTCAATCCTATGTGTGAACCCACTGATGACTTGGATGAGAGTTCAGAGTTGGGAGGCAATCTGATGGAATTGTCCAGCGTCCAAACTGTCAAGGGGAATGACTCCACTTCTCCATGTGGTCAGTCAGCAGCTGAGGATGACGAAGAGGTTACTGAATCAAAGATTAAAGCCTTCCTGGATGAGAAG GCTCTAGAACTGAAGAAGCTCCAAACACCTTTATACGAAGAGTTCCGCAGCACAGTTAATGCAGCTAATGCCATAGGAGGAACAGTTGGAGTTGAGAATATCAAGAGTGTGTCTAATTTTTTGAAATTGCCTCCCAAATGTGGATCACCAAGTAAGCTGCGTGGTAAAAGACTCTCATCAGTTGATGTTGGTAACTATTCTAGCCGTCAGAGCCGTATAAAACAAGCTAGTATATTGCAAGATCGAGCTCTGCAGGAAATCCAGTCACCTCAACTTGGGGAATGGAACAAATTACTTCAAAACCAGCCAGACTCTTCCACACTAAGGTT TTTCTCTGAAAGACAAAGGAAATGGAAAGAGGAACTTGAGGAAGAACTTAAAAGGAAACGAG AAATGATGCGGAGAGGAATTGTAGGAGCAATTCACTAG
- the LOC103491666 gene encoding protein FANTASTIC FOUR 3 gives MVYRTLQSCLDSNLVDQRTFIFPPFDLPLKPSFPDSSKTLIQSDSDQCQIQNSSPPNSGGSTGGWTFLQSLDAGQTPVSKPESVYVHPLAKRFNPTGLSDKSLKLCTENLGNETGSDIIENNMFSPETDGEDLQRKWERKSHSHSHSHSHEFPPPLTTISETESFRVMPHREEGRLIIAAVRAPARLPCFQAERSDGRLRLCFVKTEESEEMDGCDEVGEETETVVMMKKEGNGENNGRVNLEQFSIATF, from the coding sequence ATGGTTTACCGAACCTTACAATCATGTCTCGACTCTAATCTCGTCGACCAAAGAACCTTCATTTTCCCTCCCTTTGATCTCCCTTTAAAACCCTCTTTTCCCGATTCTTCTAAAACCTTGATTCAATCCGATTCCGATCAATGCCAGATTCAAAATAGTTCTCCCCCCAATTCCGGCGGCTCCACTGGAGGATGGACTTTCCTTCAATCCCTCGATGCTGGACAAACTCCGGTGAGTAAACCAGAATCTGTTTATGTTCACCCACTTGCTAAACGGTTTAACCCAACTGGCCTGAGCGACAAAAGCTTGAAACTATGTACTGAAAATCTGGGTAATGAAACCGGCAGTGATATAATTGAGAATAATATGTTCTCGCCGGAGACTGACGGTGAGGATTTGCAGAGGAAATGGGAAAGAAAATCCCATTCTCATTCTCATTCTCATTCCCATGAGTTTCCACCTCCGTTGACAACAATTAGTGAAACAGAGTCGTTTAGGGTGATGCCCCACCGGGAAGAAGGTAGGCTGATAATTGCAGCGGTGAGAGCTCCGGCTAGGCTTCCATGTTTTCAGGCCGAGAGAAGCGACGGCCGATTGAGGCTCTGTTTTGTGAAAACAGAGGAAAGTGAAGAAATGGACGGCTGCGATGAGGTCGGAGAAGAAACAGAGACGGTGGTGATGATGAAGAAGGAAGGAAATGGAGAGAACAACGGACGAGTAAATTTGGAGCAATTTAGTATTGCTACTTtttaa